From the genome of Niallia sp. FSL W8-0635, one region includes:
- the merA gene encoding mercury(II) reductase codes for MKKYRVNVQGMTCTGCEEHVAVALENMGARGIEVDFRRGEAVFELPNGLEVETAKKAIAEAKYQPGEAEEVQSQEMMQLGDEGDYDYIIIGSGGAAFSSAIEAVKYGAKVAIIERGTVGGTCVNIGCVPSKTLLRAGEINHLAKNNPFIGLHTSAGDVDLAPLIKQKNELVTDLRNSKYVDLIDDYGFELIKGEAKFVDEKTVEVNSIQLSAKRFLIATGASPAVPNIPGLDEVDYLTSTTLLELKKVPKRLTVIGSGYIGMELGQLFHNLGSEVTLMQRSPRLLKEYDPEVSEAITQALTEQGVNLVTGASFERIEQDGDIKKVHVEVNGKKRIIEADQLLVATGRTPNTATLNLQDAGVEVGPRGEIVIDEYSKTTNSRIYAAGDVTLGPQFVYVAAYQGGVAAGNAIGGLNKKLNLEVVPGVTFTAPAIATVGLTEQQAKEKGYEVKTSVLPLDAVPRALVNRETTGVFKLVADAKTLKILGAHVVAENAGDVIYAATLAVKFGLTVEDLRETLAPYLTMAEGLKLAALTFDKDVSKLSCCAG; via the coding sequence ATGAAAAAATATCGAGTGAACGTTCAAGGAATGACTTGTACGGGTTGTGAAGAGCATGTAGCTGTTGCTCTTGAAAACATGGGTGCAAGAGGGATTGAAGTAGATTTTCGCCGTGGCGAAGCTGTATTTGAGCTACCAAATGGCTTAGAGGTTGAAACAGCGAAAAAAGCGATTGCTGAAGCGAAATATCAACCAGGCGAAGCAGAAGAAGTACAATCGCAAGAAATGATGCAGTTAGGTGATGAAGGTGATTATGACTACATCATCATCGGTTCTGGTGGGGCTGCCTTTTCATCTGCCATCGAAGCCGTGAAATACGGAGCAAAAGTGGCAATCATTGAACGTGGTACGGTTGGTGGAACATGCGTGAACATCGGCTGTGTTCCTTCAAAGACTTTGCTTCGGGCTGGCGAAATCAATCATCTGGCAAAAAATAATCCATTCATCGGATTGCACACGTCAGCTGGTGACGTTGATTTGGCACCATTGATCAAGCAGAAAAATGAACTGGTGACGGATCTTCGAAACTCAAAATATGTGGATTTGATTGATGACTACGGCTTTGAATTAATCAAAGGCGAAGCGAAATTCGTAGATGAAAAAACCGTTGAAGTCAATAGCATTCAGTTGTCAGCCAAACGATTCTTAATCGCGACAGGTGCTTCACCAGCAGTGCCAAACATTCCTGGACTGGATGAAGTCGATTATTTAACAAGCACAACTCTGCTTGAATTAAAGAAGGTTCCTAAGCGTCTTACGGTCATCGGTTCTGGCTATATCGGGATGGAATTGGGACAACTCTTCCATAATCTAGGCTCAGAAGTCACATTGATGCAAAGAAGCCCGCGTTTGTTAAAGGAATACGATCCTGAGGTTTCAGAAGCAATCACGCAAGCCTTGACAGAACAAGGGGTCAACTTAGTGACGGGAGCATCTTTTGAACGAATCGAACAAGATGGAGACATTAAAAAGGTCCATGTTGAGGTAAATGGCAAGAAGCGAATCATTGAGGCAGATCAATTACTGGTTGCCACAGGAAGAACACCAAACACGGCAACCTTGAATTTACAGGATGCAGGCGTTGAAGTAGGCCCCCGTGGTGAAATCGTAATCGATGAGTATTCAAAAACAACGAATTCACGCATCTATGCAGCAGGAGATGTCACGCTTGGTCCTCAATTTGTATATGTAGCAGCTTATCAAGGTGGAGTTGCGGCAGGAAATGCTATCGGTGGACTGAACAAAAAGCTGAATTTAGAAGTGGTTCCGGGGGTTACATTTACAGCTCCAGCAATTGCAACGGTTGGTTTAACGGAGCAACAGGCGAAAGAGAAAGGATATGAAGTGAAAACATCCGTTTTGCCGTTAGATGCCGTTCCAAGAGCACTGGTTAATCGGGAAACAACAGGTGTGTTTAAACTGGTCGCGGACGCGAAAACGTTAAAAATATTAGGGGCTCATGTGGTTGCAGAAAACGCAGGAGACGTGATTTATGCAGCGACATTAGCTGTCAAATTCGGTTTAACCGTAGAGGATCTTCGCGAAACCCTTGCACCATATTTGACAATGGCAGAAGGACTGAAGCTGGCTGCTCTAACGTTTGACAAAGATGTATCCAAACTATCTTGTTGTGCAGGATAA
- the merR1 gene encoding mercury resistance transcriptional regulator MerR1, whose translation MQFRIGELAEKCGVNKETIRYYERLGLIPEPNRTEKGYRMYSQQTVDRLNFIKRMQELGFTLNEIDKLLGVVDRDEAKCRDMYDFTVLKIEDIQRKIEDLKRIEQMLMDLKERCPENKDIYECPIIETLMKK comes from the coding sequence ATGCAATTTCGTATTGGAGAACTGGCTGAAAAGTGCGGCGTTAATAAAGAGACCATTCGATATTATGAACGTTTAGGGTTAATTCCAGAGCCTAATCGTACCGAAAAGGGATACCGAATGTATTCACAACAAACGGTCGATCGATTGAATTTCATAAAGAGGATGCAGGAACTAGGCTTTACGCTAAATGAAATTGATAAGTTGCTAGGAGTCGTTGATCGCGATGAAGCAAAGTGCCGTGATATGTATGATTTCACCGTTCTTAAGATAGAGGACATCCAGCGTAAAATTGAAGATCTCAAAAGAATTGAACAAATGCTGATGGATCTTAAAGAAAGATGTCCCGAAAACAAAGATATTTACGAATGTCCCATTATTGAAACACTGATGAAGAAATAA
- the merP gene encoding mercury resistance system substrate-binding protein MerP, producing MSVKIIRIMMLLSLLLVVSACSNEKEAQNTIDAKKEVKATIETTKTGTFTVLGMDCCPPSVVESVLEEIDGVSKTAIKVSGSKGEVTVSFNDKKTDLQAIKTAVSDFGLGVE from the coding sequence ATGAGCGTAAAAATAATTAGGATTATGATGCTATTATCCCTTCTGTTAGTGGTTAGTGCGTGTAGCAACGAAAAAGAAGCACAAAATACTATAGATGCTAAGAAGGAAGTAAAAGCTACCATTGAAACAACTAAAACAGGGACATTCACGGTTTTGGGGATGGATTGTTGTCCGCCGTCTGTTGTAGAAAGCGTCCTGGAAGAGATAGATGGCGTTAGCAAAACAGCCATTAAAGTCAGTGGAAGCAAGGGCGAAGTAACGGTTTCCTTTAATGATAAGAAAACGGATTTACAGGCAATTAAGACGGCAGTTTCGGATTTCGGGCTTGGAGTCGAATAA
- a CDS encoding DNA primase family protein produces MATSKEFKNKVTPPNWSNIDGENNQEITVSTEELNKKVEEYEKKDLKQVSIKDTENLPIWKSVLYDEDGNEYIGPKGFKVEYIDNEVRLVGPFLRKSDKGFSYIHRGFLSEYLIKNVPVINSTGKLYFFDNGVYRPANENEDKGIVKELLTPEYAKSQVINDVVQLWKIDSRINKFPHEINKYPFKLNLLNGTFDLQTWEFTKGHSIDNYSTIQIQANYDPNANGENFNKFINSAVPDKELQMLLQEMVGYCLTPLTDSKKMIFIFDGPGDAGKSTFITATLENLLTDNAKSHIPLQDLSDNEYKQAELFGKVVNIFADLPAKGIKDNGYLKAATGNDRISARRPYGQVFEFYNKAKFVFSTNGLPDNYSKDTSDAFYNRLSIIPFKHVPAKKDPHLKEKLYKEKDAILLWILDGLRRLIHENNFKFTESRESSELVQRYREENNAVMKFMNEHCEFNPDAETARINLFTAWQNFCEQNGHIAGSQTKFNKKIESIYGNLVKRSQMNNSRRTKSWKGLKLLDFDEI; encoded by the coding sequence ATGGCTACATCTAAAGAATTTAAAAACAAAGTTACACCACCAAATTGGAGTAATATTGATGGAGAAAACAATCAAGAAATAACAGTTTCTACTGAGGAACTAAATAAAAAAGTTGAAGAATATGAAAAAAAGGATTTAAAACAAGTCTCAATAAAAGACACAGAAAATCTCCCTATCTGGAAGAGTGTCTTATACGACGAAGACGGAAATGAATATATTGGACCGAAAGGATTTAAGGTAGAATACATAGATAATGAAGTTCGACTTGTTGGCCCATTTTTAAGGAAATCAGATAAAGGCTTTAGTTATATACATCGAGGTTTTTTGTCGGAATACCTCATAAAAAATGTTCCTGTCATCAATTCAACGGGAAAGTTATATTTTTTTGATAATGGGGTGTATAGACCAGCGAATGAGAATGAGGATAAGGGGATAGTAAAAGAGTTATTAACACCTGAATATGCTAAGTCCCAGGTTATAAATGATGTTGTTCAATTGTGGAAGATAGATAGTCGAATTAATAAGTTTCCGCACGAAATAAATAAGTATCCCTTTAAGTTAAATCTTCTAAATGGAACATTTGATTTACAAACTTGGGAGTTTACTAAAGGTCACTCAATAGATAACTATTCTACAATTCAAATACAAGCAAACTATGATCCGAACGCTAATGGAGAAAACTTCAATAAGTTTATTAATAGTGCAGTACCGGATAAAGAACTTCAAATGCTGCTGCAGGAAATGGTAGGGTATTGTTTAACTCCATTAACAGATTCCAAAAAGATGATTTTCATATTTGATGGACCGGGAGATGCAGGGAAAAGTACTTTTATCACAGCAACTCTAGAGAATCTCTTAACCGATAATGCTAAATCACACATTCCATTACAAGACTTGTCTGATAATGAGTACAAACAAGCAGAATTGTTTGGGAAGGTTGTCAATATATTTGCTGATCTACCCGCTAAAGGAATTAAAGATAATGGCTATTTAAAAGCGGCTACCGGGAATGATAGGATATCTGCACGAAGACCATATGGACAAGTATTTGAGTTTTATAATAAAGCAAAGTTTGTTTTCTCCACAAATGGTCTACCGGATAATTACAGTAAAGATACTAGTGATGCTTTTTACAACAGGTTAAGTATTATCCCTTTTAAGCATGTACCTGCAAAAAAAGACCCTCACCTGAAGGAAAAATTATACAAAGAGAAGGACGCTATCCTGCTTTGGATTCTAGACGGACTAAGAAGATTGATACATGAAAATAATTTTAAGTTTACAGAAAGTAGGGAATCTAGTGAACTAGTCCAAAGATACAGAGAAGAGAATAATGCTGTAATGAAATTCATGAATGAACATTGCGAATTTAATCCAGATGCTGAGACAGCGCGTATTAATCTGTTTACAGCATGGCAAAATTTCTGTGAACAAAATGGACACATTGCGGGAAGTCAAACAAAGTTTAATAAAAAAATTGAAAGTATATATGGTAATCTGGTTAAACGTAGCCAAATGAATAACAGTAGAAGGACTAAGTCTTGGAAGGGTTTAAAACTACTTGATTTTGATGAAATTTAA
- a CDS encoding tyrosine-protein phosphatase: MSNNQLIHFEKIYNFRDIGGVKTEQGSTLRQGVLYRSGKLSNMTPCDLERMKKYKIKTILDLRSEKEYNKNMPLLLTAEEINSVNIPLLPIETQDANFRKFLSFLFRKTGADDFKNFTREYYHSIAFYQTPQIKKVFTLISDDKNWPVLIHCSAGKDRTGIIASIIQSLVGVPYQRVLEEYLLTNDYFKHRLDKFIKVMRWMTLFQVSSERIEFILKAHPEVLEQLYANINERYGTVETYLMEACQLEVEILDRLKQNLVLKSIE; this comes from the coding sequence ATGAGTAACAACCAATTAATACACTTTGAAAAAATATATAATTTTCGTGACATCGGAGGGGTAAAAACAGAGCAAGGATCTACCTTAAGACAAGGTGTACTCTATCGCTCTGGTAAATTATCTAACATGACTCCATGTGATCTGGAAAGAATGAAGAAATATAAGATTAAAACAATCTTAGACCTTCGATCAGAAAAAGAATACAACAAGAATATGCCCTTATTACTGACTGCAGAAGAGATTAATTCTGTGAACATTCCTCTACTTCCCATAGAGACTCAAGATGCTAATTTCCGAAAGTTTCTTAGCTTTTTGTTTCGAAAGACAGGAGCAGACGATTTTAAAAACTTTACTAGGGAGTATTATCATAGTATTGCATTCTATCAAACTCCACAAATAAAAAAGGTATTTACCTTAATCTCTGATGATAAAAATTGGCCGGTGCTCATCCATTGTTCAGCTGGAAAGGATCGAACAGGGATTATTGCATCAATCATTCAGTCCTTAGTTGGGGTTCCATATCAAAGGGTATTGGAAGAATATCTCTTAACCAACGATTACTTCAAACATCGATTAGATAAATTTATAAAAGTTATGAGATGGATGACACTTTTCCAAGTGTCCTCAGAGCGTATAGAATTCATATTAAAGGCGCATCCCGAAGTGCTCGAGCAACTATATGCCAATATTAACGAGCGATATGGAACCGTTGAAACCTATCTTATGGAGGCTTGCCAACTAGAGGTAGAGATTTTGGATAGACTGAAGCAGAATCTAGTCCTTAAAAGTATAGAATAG
- the merT gene encoding mercuric transport protein MerT yields the protein MKEKVSQLATIFSAFGMAACCLGPLIFIPLGLTGFAGAIAFYSLKYRLLFSIVTIILLAYSFYMVYGRKGKRKSSIIGLWITTFFVFCMFLFLFLVEGGL from the coding sequence ATGAAGGAAAAAGTGTCACAGTTAGCCACTATATTTTCAGCTTTTGGTATGGCTGCATGCTGCTTGGGTCCACTGATTTTTATTCCTCTTGGATTAACTGGATTTGCAGGAGCAATCGCCTTCTACTCATTGAAGTATCGGTTATTGTTCAGCATCGTTACCATCATCCTTCTTGCATACTCCTTTTACATGGTTTACGGGAGAAAAGGCAAAAGGAAGAGTTCTATCATCGGCTTATGGATCACGACGTTTTTCGTTTTCTGCATGTTTCTTTTTTTATTTCTAGTTGAAGGTGGACTATAA